A single region of the Eremothecium gossypii ATCC 10895 chromosome V, complete sequence genome encodes:
- the RSA4 gene encoding Rsa4p (Syntenic homolog of Saccharomyces cerevisiae YCR072C (RSA4)), translating into MATILPPPSKKQRREAQQPRNLDLIPEGLPNVLVKFQAFDTGASVGGSLRVPAGITEKQLEELLNQVSGTGDEPVPYSFSCEVQGKDGKGQTVDIIDNLYHSLLGPGLKGTEDFITLVYTPKAVFKVRPVTRSSSAIAGHGATILCSAFAPHTSSRMVTGAGDNTARIWDCDTQTPLCTLKGHSNWVLCVAWSADGEVIATGSMDATIRLWDSEKGQSLGDALRGHTKWITSLSWEPIHLVKPGEKPRLASASKDGTIKIWDTTRRVCIYTLSGHTSSVSCIKWGGRNVLYSASHDRTVRCWDMAAGGKCINILKSHAHWVNHLSLSTDYALRMGPFDHTGTKPASPEDAQARALRNYEKVAKKNGTMEELMVTGSDDFTMYLWNPLKGSKPILRMTGHQKLVNHVAFSPDGRYIVSASFDNSIKLWDGRDGKFIATFRGHVASVYQVAWSSDCRLLVSCSKDTTLKVWDVKTRKLTVDLPGHNDEVYTVDWSVDGKRVCSGGKDKMVRLWTH; encoded by the coding sequence ATGGCTACTATACTTCCTCCACCTTCAAAGAAGCAGCGGCGTGAAGCACAGCAGCCTAGAAATCTGGATTTAATTCCCGAAGGACTGCCTAATGTGTTGGTCAAGTTCCAGGCGTTCGATACTGGCGCATCTGTGGGAGGATCGCTTAGGGTGCCTGCCGGAATCACAGAAAAACAGCTTGAAGAGCTGCTGAACCAGGTGAGCGGGACTGGCGACGAGCCGGTGCCCTACTCGTTTAGCTGCGAGGTGCAGGGCAAGGACGGCAAAGGCCAGACAGTGGATATTATAGATAACTTGTACCATTCGTTGCTGGGGCCGGGCCTGAAGGGCACGGAAGACTTCATTACGTTGGTATACACTCCGAAGGCAGTGTTCAAAGTCCGGCCGGTGACTCGGAGCTCTTCCGCCATTGCAGGTCACGGGGCCACGATCCTATGCTCTGCGTTTGCGCCGCACACGAGCTCGCGGATGGTCACCGGTGCGGGAGACAACACCGCGCGCATCTGGGACTGTGATACCCAAACACCGCTCTGCACTTTGAAGGGCCACTCCAACTGGGTCCTGTGTGTTGCGTGGTCCGCGGACGGCGAGGTCATCGCAACAGGCTCTATGGATGCGACAATACGACTATGGGACTCTGAAAAAGGCCAGTCTCTTGGGGACGCCCTCAGGGGCCACACAAAGTGGATCACTTCGCTCAGCTGGGAGCCTATTCACCTGGTCAAGCCCGGCGAGAAGCCGCGGCTGGCGTCCGCCTCCAAGGATGGCACCATCAAAATCTGGGACACGACGCGCCGTGTGTGCATATACACCCTGAGCGGACACACCTCAAGTGTGTCCTGCATCAAGTGGGGCGGCCGCAACGTACTCTACAGCGCCTCCCACGACCGGACTGTACGATGCTGGGACATGGCAGCAGGAGGTAAGTGCATCAATATACTGAAGTCACACGCGCACTGGGTCAACCATCTCTCGCTCTCGACAGATTACGCGCTGCGCATGGGACCCTTCGACCACACTGGCACCAAGCCCGCCTCCCCAGAGGATGCTCAGGCCCGTGCCCTCAGGAACTACGAAAAGGTGGCAAAGAAAAACGGCACCATGGAGGAGCTCATGGTCACAGGCAGCGACGACTTCACCATGTACCTCTGGAACCCCCTCAAGGGCTCCAAGCCCATCCTCAGAATGACCGGACATCAGAAACTCGTCAACCATGTCGCGTTCTCACCGGATGGCCGCTACATCGTCTCTGCTTCCTTCGACAACTCCATCAAGCTGTGGGACGGCCGTGACGGCAAGTTCATTGCCACCTTCAGGGGGCACGTGGCCAGCGTCTACCAGGTTGCATGGTCCTCCGACTGCAGGCTTCTGGTTTCCTGCTCCAAGGACACTACCCTTAAAGTCTGGGACGTCAAGACTCGAAAGCTGACCGTTGACCTTCCAGGGCACAACGACGAAGTTTACACAGTCGACTGGAGCGTCGACGGCAAACGTGTTTGCAGTGGTGGTAAGGATAAGATGGTCCGCTTGTGGACCCACTAG
- the RTC5 gene encoding Rtc5p (Syntenic homolog of Saccharomyces cerevisiae YOR118W (RTC5)): MGQRASSHVTETTTSRWTFTDRDALIAFFNARALRQLSAVEQWAFHQNIGKNIEPTEELDLQALATLYGVPADVPWFTEVFYTFVCRLTSFPLMNDCSPPTYMGLLKVCLLFNKKRAARYTARKSYDVASLVLALLAPPRDACDENVDQFDGDKLIDTLDGTFIAELEVPAIKVLRLFTFLLQILQCCDGSNTTLSPSMFADWEQYEQISLCLLRSLDSTIVSRSDARSRSITYQQFAGGLRSVFPNVFDALGLFLERLFYVKRDTTNKLLYTPTKETSTIVTNLLLTQLSTLYPRINLFTSMQRLFVAGDAGFSMSVFQAKVFKWMAPTILFVSGTRIQDDEIVCTKNKRYKAFLQDYPALKDAEQQLALCDRKKRNLIYAIFVRDPWKITNKDLFGDMDTTIIQLAPRQKIFKAQEAPNIYFNAVGGGIGFGSSQPSVKPAGKRYFPGNVSFTVDPSMEFAVFRNVGDGGMFSHGSAVPAPAEQPLSYEHRLMIKDLEVWGYGGEEELQKQIQRWQWEEAEATKRKYIKTNGGNEDRALLEMAGIVGHYQSGGSV; encoded by the coding sequence ATGGGCCAACGTGCGTCATCACATGTCACAGAGACAACAACCAGCAGATGGACATTCACTGATCGCGATGCGTTAATTGCCTTCTTTAATGCTCGAGCACTGCGCCAATTAAGTGCGGTAGAACAATGGGCGTTTCACCAGAACATTGGCAAGAACATCGAACCGACCGAGGAGCTCGACCTGCAAGCGCTAGCCACCCTATATGGGGTCCCCGCTGATGTACCATGGTTCACGGAGGTATTTTATACTTTTGTATGCCGACTCACATCGTTTCCACTTATGAACGACTGCAGTCCACCCACCTACATGGGACTGCTCAAAGTATGTCTGCTTTTTAACAAGAAAAGAGCAGCTAGATACACTGCGCGGAAATCGTACGACGTCGCGAGCCTAGTGCTGGCACTGCTAGCCCCACCGAGAGATGCTTGCGATGAAAATGTGGACCAGTTTGACGGAGACAAATTGATCGACACTCTAGACGGCACATTTATCGCTGAGCTCGAGGTGCCTGCCATTAAGGTCCTGCGTTTATTCACCTTCCTATTGCAGATCCTGCAGTGTTGTGATGGTAGTAATACGACCCTCAGCCCGTCGATGTTTGCAGACTGGGAGCAGTATGAGCAAATTTCACTTTGCCTTTTGCGGAGTCTGGACAGTACCATTGTCTCGCGATCCGATGCGCGCTCCCGCAGTATCACTTATCAGCAGTTCGCAGGCGGACTAAGGAGTGTCTTTCCGAATGTTTTTGATGCTCTGGGGCTCTTTCTGGAGCGCCTGTTCTATGTCAAGCGCGACACGACCAATAAACTTCTATATACTCCGACTAAAGAAACATCCACCATTGTCACGAATCTGCTACTCACACAGTTATCAACATTATATCCTCGCATCAATCTTTTTACTAGCATGCAGCGCCTGTTTGTCGCGGGCGATGCCGGCTTTTCGATGTCAGTATTCCAGGCAAAGGTGTTTAAGTGGATGGCACCAACCATCCTCTTTGTGAGCGGAACAAGAATTCAAGATGATGAGATCGTTTGTACCAAAAACAAAAGATACAAAGCATTCCTTCAAGACTACCCAGCGCTGAAAGATGCCGAACAGCAGCTGGCCCTCTGCGATCGCAAAAAACGCAACCTCATATATGCAATCTTCGTCAGAGACCCATGGAAAATCACAAATAAGGATCTCTTCGGCGATATGGACACCACAATTATCCAATTGGCTCCGCGGCAGAAAATATTCAAGGCTCAAGAAGCCCCAAACATCTATTTTAATGCGGTTGGTGGCGGGATCGGGTTCGGAAGCTCGCAGCCTAGCGTCAAGCCCGCGGGGAAGAGGTACTTTCCTGGCAATGTATCATTTACCGTAGACCCCTCTATGGAGTTCGCTGTCTTCAGAAACGTCGGAGACGGAGGGATGTTTTCACATGGGTCGGCTGTGCCGGCGCCTGCAGAGCAGCCACTGAGCTACGAGCACCGGCTCATGATCAAGGACCTCGAGGTATGGGGCTACGGAGGAGAGGAAGAGTTACAAAAGCAAATACAGCGCTGGCAGTGGGAGGAAGCGGAGGCTACCAAAAGAAAGTATATAAAAACAAACGGCGGAAATGAAGACCGCGCCCTTTTGGAAATGGCAGGGATTGTTGGACACTATCAGAGTGGTGGCTCGGTTTAG
- the ESF1 gene encoding pre-rRNA-processing protein ESF1 (Syntenic homolog of Saccharomyces cerevisiae YDR365C (ESF1)) gives MAKNNEGTGKDSIDKRFARIESDPKFRAPKQKNLKIKLDDRFSKQDLEYKRKAKVDKYGRRIGTAPGKEEKDFEKYFTKESSESAAEESDKEDSSVAKLDRARGEVPADYVSSSDEESSSESEADSDDATAESDEEVEIEEEKPESGDPSKVLAVVNLDWDHVKCADLLVAFNSFVPEGGKIERVAIYPSEFGKERMQREEVEGPPREVFKSKKDKKAKQDDDDEIGLKDLYEQGDAEKDYDSKALRRYQLERLRYYYAVVYCNNVATAEAIYQNCDGTEYESTANMFDLRYVPEGVTFDDEPREECASVPKDYKPVQFSTSALQHSQVKLTWDETPADRVEMAKRAFSQKEIEDMDFKAYLASDSEESEADDNSEAKNKLRSLVSSVKVADKPLFADESDEEEADVQITFTPGLEGGEAKEEDAEEENILEKLKRKEKERRKKRKERVKELKKQAEEEKKSSKKEKHASKSESEQKSENDKRAELELLMMEDDENSQSINSSAHFNMNDILRSEKERGKKSKYQKKDKIVEDDFKPDLNDPRFKEVFEDRDFAIDPSQPEFKETAAMKQILQERRKRSSKSASKKRKTDEQSDSAMDSAGDLKGLVAKLKRKGKKPKL, from the coding sequence ATGGCAAAGAATAACGAAGGTACCGGAAAGGATAGTATCGACAAGAGGTTTGCCCGTATTGAAAGTGACCCGAAGTTTCGTGCTCCAAAGCAGAAGAACTTGAAAATAAAGCTCGATGACAGATTCAGCAAACAGGATCTAGAGTACAAGCGCAAGGCGAAGGTCGACAAGTATGGGCGTCGTATAGGTACGGCACCTGGAAAGGAGGAGAAAGATTTTGAAAAGTACTTCACCAAGGAATCTTCAGAGTCTGCTGCAGAGGAGAGCGATAAGGAAGACAGCAGTGTAGCCAAACTCGATCGGGCGCGGGGAGAAGTCCCTGCAGATTATGTGTCATCGTCGGATGAGGAGTCTAGCAGCGAGTCCGAGGCTGATTCAGATGATGCAACCGCGGAATCTGACGAAGAGGTCGAGATAGAGGAGGAGAAGCCGGAGAGCGGGGATCCCTCCAAGGTGCTGGCTGTCGTGAACTTGGACTGGGACCATGTGAAGTGTGCAGACCTCCTAGTGGCATTCAACTCTTTTGTGCCCGAGGGAGGCAAAATTGAACGTGTTGCCATCTATCCGAGCGAGTTTGGTAAGGAACGCATGCAACGGGAGGAGGTGGAAGGTCCCCCAAGGGAAGTGTTCAAAAGCAAGAAAGACAAAAAAGCGAAGCAGGATGACGACGATGAAATCGGTCTAAAAGACCTATACGAGCAAGGTGATGCAGAGAAGGACTATGATTCGAAGGCCCTACGTCGTTATCAACTTGAACGCCTTCGTTATTACTACGCCGTTGTCTACTGCAACAATGTCGCAACCGCGGAGGCCATCTACCAGAACTGTGATGGAACAGAATACGAGTCAACAGCCAATATGTTTGACCTACGCTATGTGCCAGAGGGCGTGACCTTTGACGACGAACCCCGCGAAGAATGTGCGTCTGTACCTAAGGACTATAAGCCTGTGCAGTTCAGCACTTCAGCACTCCAGCACTCGCAGGTGAAGCTTACTTGGGACGAGACTCCGGCTGACCGTGTTGAGATGGCCAAAAGAGCATTCAGCCAAAAGGAGATAGAAGATATGGACTTTAAAGCTTACCTTGCATCAGATTCTGAAGAATCGGAGGCAGATGATAATTCTGAGGCCAAGAACAAGCTGAGATCTCTTGTAAGTTCTGTAAAAGTTGCAGATAAGCCACTGTTCGCCGACGAATCTGATGAAGAGGAAGCAGATGTCCAAATCACGTTCACTCCTGGCCTGGAGGGTGGCGAAGCTAAGGAAGAAGATGCAGAAGAAGAGAACATCCTCGAGAAATTGAAGCGGAAGGAGAAAGAAAGACGGAAGAAGAGAAAGGAGAGAGTGAAGGAATTAAAGAAACAGGCTGAAGAAGAGAAAAAGAGCTCTAAGAAAGAAAAGCATGCATCCAAGTCCGAAAGCGAACAGAAGTCTGAGAACGACAAGAGGGCAGAGTTGGAACTTCTAATGATGGAAGACGATGAAAATTCACAATCGATTAACTCGAGCGCACATTTCAACATGAACGACATTTTAAGATCGGAGAAGGAGCGCGGGAAGAAGTCCAAATACCAGAAGAAGGACAAGATTGTAGAGGACGACTTTAAGCCCGACCTAAATGATCCAAGATTTAAAGAAGTCTTCGAGGACCGTGATTTTGCGATAGACCCTTCGCAGCCGGAATTCAAGGAAACGGCAGCTATGAAACAGATATTGCAAGAGCGCAGAAAACGCTCAAGCAAGAGCGCATCGAAGAAGAGAAAGACCGATGAGCAAAGCGATTCTGCGATGGATAGCGCTGGGGACTTGAAGGGCCTAGTTGCCAAGCTGAAAAGGAAAGGCAAGAAGCCAAAGTTGTAG
- the RIO1 gene encoding protein kinase RIO1 (Syntenic homolog of Saccharomyces cerevisiae YOR119C (RIO1)), translating into MDLEDQLRKLKLRDDTDHDNTRILEKFANQIKTDELSLTKGKTNKDKANRATVENVLDPRTMRFLRALVNRGVLSEFNGCLSTGKEANVYHALSGATEGAPEKSEYAVKIYKTSILVFKDRERYVDGEFRFRNARSHHNPRKMIKIWAEKEFRNLKRIYQSGVIPCPQPVEIKSNVLVMEFLNRGDGFASPRLKDYPFKDRDEIYHYYHVMVSYIRLLYQVCQLVHADLSEYNSIVHQSKLYIIDVSQSVQPEHPMSLDFLRMDIKNINMYFERMGIDIFPERVIFQFVISETLDKFRGDMRSAEDLRSYVAANLPRKQTAQDEAEDQVFRSLHLVRNLGGLEERDFDRFTDGKFDLLKSLIAQDNAKISNTFTASEQYDLSDSDDAEDEDEDADEGQDEDGSESGTDSDSSSDDESGDDKDDYELRPKVLVGKKYEDKDAKKLRKSEAKENKRERRKTKVKKHIKKKLLKKTKSSK; encoded by the coding sequence ATGGATCTAGAGGATCAGCTGAGGAAGCTGAAGCTGCGTGATGACACTGATCATGACAACACCCGCATTTTGGAGAAGTTTGCTAATCAAATTAAAACAGACGAATTATCGTTAACCAAAGGCAAAACCAATAAAGACAAAGCCAACCGTGCAACAGTGGAAAATGTTTTGGACCCACGTACCATGCGGTTCCTCCGCGCGCTGGTCAACAGAGGGGTCCTGAGCGAGTTCAACGGCTGCCTGAGCACCGGTAAAGAGGCCAACGTGTATCACGCATTATCTGGGGCCACTGAGGGGGCTCCAGAGAAGAGCGAGTATGCAGTGAAGATATATAAGACATCGATATTGGTGTTCAAGGATCGGGAGAGATATGTGGATGGCGAGTTTCGGTTTCGGAACGCTCGCTCACACCACAACCCTCGCAAGATGATCAAAATTTGGGCCGAAAAGGAATTCCGCAACCTGAAGCGCATCTACCAGTCCGGTGTGATCCCTTGTCCGCAGCCCGTTGAGATCAAGTCCAATGTCCTCGTGATGGAGTTCCTTAATCGCGGTGACGGGTTTGCATCTCCCCGGTTGAAAGACTATCCCTTCAAAGATCGCGACGAGATATACCACTATTATCATGTGATGGTGAGTTACATAAGGCTGTTGTATCAGGTATGTCAGTTGGTCCACGCGGATTTGAGTGAATACAATAGCATTGTGCACCAATCGAAGCTGTACATTATCGATGTGTCGCAGTCTGTACAGCCGGAGCACCCTATGTCCCTCGACTTCCTACGAATGGACATTAAGAACATCAATATGTACTTTGAACGGATGGGCATCGACATATTTCCTGAGCGCGTGATCTTCCAGTTTGTGATAAGTGAGACGCTGGATAAGTTCAGAGGCGACATGCGCTCTGCGGAAGATCTGCGGAGCTACGTGGCCGCCAACTTGCCGCGCAAACAGACAGCCCAGGATGAAGCCGAAGACCAGGTTTTCCGCTCGCTCCACTTGGTGCGGAATCTCGGGGGCTTGGAAGAGCGCGACTTTGATAGGTTTACAGATGGCAAGTTCGATTTACTGAAATCGCTGATTGCCCAAGACAACGCAAAGATCTCGAACACTTTCACGGCATCCGAACAGTACGATTTGTCCGATTCTGATGATGCAGAagacgaggacgaggacgcGGATGAAGGCCAGGACGAAGATGGCTCCGAGTCTGGGACTGACAGCGACAGTAGTTCTGATGATGAATCTGGCGACGATAAAGATGACTACGAACTTCGCCCGAAAGTGCTAGTTGGTAAGAAATATGAAGACAAGGACGCCAAAAAGTTGCGGAAATCTGAAGCCAAGGAAAACAAGCGGGAAAGAAGGAAGACTAAAGTCAAAAAGCACATCAAAAAAAAGCTTCTCAAGAAAACTAAGTCAAGTAAGTAA
- the OPY1 gene encoding Opy1p (Syntenic homolog of Saccharomyces cerevisiae YBR129C (OPY1)), giving the protein MVHAQFSTPALRPTIYDENEVLMSSFLVKRPTQSTSSLDEQQDIASVLHHNMLWKSNHRYWCVLRRGQFSYYKDQTERKAERVVLVADLLYCRIYDENMLDLYTREKTFRFKADDYALAQKWEQAFKQVMQGRGESTVAEPVGEESCLAGDLPADVVRPKEEAGPSRQEEDEEEEDDGFDVVCETDFEAAPPRTEQLSAAEQRSSAASDVASVNNGVISEEDKAFYEAYNPQGNERLIQSGLLYGQVRNSIRRKKWKPFKGELTNRHLKLVSVATSQVFATIDLAEVVDCVELDKNDPCFALIVTTQRLKFKAKTDEELVDWIINIKSSVIVRERLPQAPQ; this is encoded by the coding sequence ATGGTTCACGCCCAGTTTAGTACGCCGGCTCTCCGTCCTACTATTTACGATGAGAATGAGGTGCTTATGTCGTCCTTTCTAGTCAAGCGGCCCACACAGAGTACCTCATCGTTGGATGAACAACAAGATATAGCCAGCGTGCTTCACCACAATATGCTTTGGAAGTCGAATCACCGTTATTGGTGTGTATTGCGGCGCGGGCAATTCAGCTACTACAAAGATCAGACGGAGAGGAAGGCCGAGCGGGTCGTGTTAGTTGCCGACCTTCTATACTGCCGCATATACGATGAGAACATGTTGGATTTGTACACGCGCGAGAAGACCTTCAGGTTTAAGGCCGACGACTATGCATTGGCCCAGAAGTGGGAGCAGGCGTTCAAGCAGGTGATGCAAGGCCGAGGAGAAAGCACAGTAGCAGAGCCTGTGGGAGAGGAGTCCTGCCTTGCCGGCGACTTGCCTGCAGACGTTGTGCGGCCAAAAGAAGAGGCTGGGCCTAGCAGACAGGAAGAGGACGAGGAAGAAGAGGATGATGGCTTTGATGTTGTATGCGAGACGGATTTTGAGGCAGCGCCCCCGCGGACGGAACAGCTTTCTGCTGCAGAGCAGCGGTCTTCAGCGGCGAGCGATGTCGCGTCGGTGAACAATGGTGTCATATCCGAGGAAGATAAAGCATTTTACGAAGCATACAATCCTCAAGGGAACGAACGACTAATACAAAGCGGCCTGCTTTACGGACAAGTCAGAAATTCAATCCGCAGGAAAAAGTGGAAACCTTTCAAGGGAGAATTGACAAATCGTCATCTAAAGTTGGTATCAGTAGCCACTTCCCAGGTATTTGCCACAATTGACCTAGCTGAGGTTGTGGACTGTGTGGAGTTGGACAAAAACGACCCCTGCTTTGCACTTATAGTGACCACGCAAAGATTGAAATTTAAAGCAAAGACCGATGAAGAATTGGTGGATTGGATCATCAATATTAAAAGCTCCGTTATAGTTCGGGAAAGACTTCCCCAAGCACCGCAGTAA
- the IMG2 gene encoding mitochondrial 54S ribosomal protein mL49 (Syntenic homolog of Saccharomyces cerevisiae YCR071C (IMG2)) produces the protein MLARLFSPTRERFCLLSKPLCTARLNSTVAQPATAGAAAAELELSDNTAATGIASCGEMESEPDMSRIFSVFPRASDISLDQLPGASNFGRKTYSVARSSTGNLPVYSEYKSGKVYTEVRKISGDIIQLRDDLQQRLPKIPRDSWTVIMQSKKLLIKGYYVREIKHVLSSTF, from the coding sequence ATGTTGGCGCGTCTTTTTTCACCCACACGCGAGCGGTTCTGCCTACTGTCGAAGCCGCTCTGTACTGCCCGCCTAAACTCGACAGTTGCGCAGCCCGCCACGGCGggcgcagctgccgcagaGCTGGAGCTTTCTGATAATACCGCAGCTACGGGGATCGCGAGCTGCGGGGAAATGGAGAGCGAGCCAGACATGTCCCGGATCTTTTCGGTATTTCCACGGGCATCGGACATCAGCCTGGACCAACTGCCCGGGGCCTCCAACTTCGGTCGGAAAACATACTCTGTGGCCCGCTCCAGCACCGGAAACCTGCCAGTGTACTCTGAGTACAAGTCGGGCAAGGTTTATACCGAGGTGCGCAAGATCAGCGGTGACATCATCCAGCTGCGCGATgatctgcagcagcgcctaCCGAAGATCCCCCGCGACTCGTGGACGGTCATAATGCAGTCGAAAAAGCTGCTCATCAAGGGGTACTACGTACGTGAAATCAAGCACGTGCTATCAAGCACTTTCTAG